A region of Desulfolithobacter dissulfuricans DNA encodes the following proteins:
- the aroC gene encoding chorismate synthase: MPGNSFGQMFRVTTWGESHGTALGAVIDGCPPGIELTAEIIQRELDRRRPGRGGATSPRKEPDRVEIMSGIFRPERSERELTTGTPISLVIFNKDAHSKSYSHLQDVYRPGHGDMTYDAKYGIRDHRGGGRASARETAARVAAGAVAAQLLRRHDIEVTAYTVALGGIYADRRDLSVIGDNRLFCPDSEAAARMEERIARVRAEGDTLGGIVEIRALCPPGLGEPVFDKLDGELARALMSIGAVKGVEIGAGFRVADMLGSENNDPLSPAGFLGNNAGGILAGISNGEPLIIRVAVKPIPSIHKEQQTVTRGNEPVTIKVGGRHDISAIPRIVPVCEAMVRLTLADHLLRQLALRAARG; encoded by the coding sequence ATGCCGGGAAACAGTTTTGGCCAGATGTTCAGGGTGACCACCTGGGGTGAATCACACGGCACCGCCCTGGGCGCGGTGATCGACGGCTGTCCGCCGGGTATCGAGCTGACAGCTGAAATAATCCAGCGGGAACTGGACCGCCGTCGTCCGGGCAGGGGCGGGGCGACCTCTCCGCGCAAGGAACCGGACCGGGTAGAGATCATGTCGGGCATCTTCCGTCCGGAAAGGAGTGAGCGGGAGCTGACCACCGGGACGCCGATCTCGCTGGTCATCTTCAACAAGGATGCCCATTCCAAATCCTACAGCCACCTCCAGGACGTGTACCGGCCCGGGCACGGCGACATGACCTACGATGCCAAGTACGGGATCCGCGATCATCGGGGTGGCGGACGGGCCTCGGCCAGGGAAACGGCGGCCCGGGTGGCTGCCGGCGCGGTGGCTGCCCAGCTGCTGCGACGCCATGACATCGAGGTCACCGCCTATACCGTGGCCCTGGGTGGTATATATGCGGACAGGCGGGATCTCTCCGTTATTGGCGACAACCGGCTCTTCTGTCCGGACAGCGAGGCTGCGGCCCGCATGGAGGAGCGAATCGCCCGGGTACGGGCCGAGGGCGACACCCTGGGTGGTATTGTCGAGATCCGGGCGCTGTGCCCGCCGGGGCTGGGTGAGCCGGTTTTTGACAAGCTCGACGGCGAGCTGGCCCGGGCCCTGATGTCCATCGGCGCGGTCAAGGGGGTGGAGATAGGGGCCGGTTTCCGTGTCGCGGACATGCTTGGCTCGGAGAATAATGATCCCCTGTCGCCGGCCGGTTTCCTGGGCAACAACGCCGGTGGCATCCTGGCCGGGATATCCAACGGCGAGCCACTCATCATCCGGGTGGCGGTCAAACCCATTCCATCCATCCACAAGGAACAGCAGACCGTTACGAGGGGCAACGAGCCGGTGACCATCAAGGTGGGCGGCCGGCACGATATATCCGCCATCCCGCGGATCGTACCGGTGTGCGAGGCCATGGTCCGGCTGACCCTGGCCGACCACCTGCTCCGGCAGCTGGCTCTCAGGGCCGCGCGGGGCTGA
- a CDS encoding shikimate kinase translates to MEIEENMEEPGLHQPGAESVARADLTSRWPGRIVLTGFRGTGKTTVGRLLARMLGYAFLDTDQVLEERLGSTIAAFVQANGWEAFRRAERELLEELARVRRVVVATGGGAILHRDAWERLRQGGFVVWLQADGATIGRRLAADPVSAVQRPPLSSEDPEREIEEQLALRTPLYAAGSDLAVDSARLTPEAIVTLIHEQLVGRSARCS, encoded by the coding sequence ATGGAGATAGAAGAGAACATGGAAGAGCCGGGTCTCCACCAACCGGGGGCCGAGTCAGTGGCCCGGGCGGATCTGACCTCCCGGTGGCCCGGGCGTATCGTGCTCACCGGTTTCCGGGGAACGGGCAAGACCACGGTGGGCCGGCTGTTGGCCCGGATGCTTGGCTATGCCTTTCTGGATACGGATCAGGTCCTGGAAGAGCGGCTGGGAAGCACCATTGCCGCCTTTGTTCAGGCAAACGGCTGGGAGGCCTTTCGCCGCGCGGAACGGGAGCTGCTGGAAGAGCTGGCCCGGGTCCGGAGGGTGGTTGTCGCCACCGGCGGAGGGGCCATCCTTCACCGGGATGCCTGGGAGCGGCTGCGCCAGGGAGGCTTTGTCGTCTGGCTCCAGGCTGACGGGGCGACCATCGGTCGCCGGTTGGCCGCCGATCCGGTTTCCGCGGTCCAGCGACCACCGCTTTCTTCCGAAGATCCGGAGCGTGAGATAGAGGAGCAGCTCGCCCTGCGGACCCCGCTCTACGCCGCCGGTTCCGACCTGGCCGTGGACAGCGCCCGTCTGACACCGGAGGCGATAGTGACTTTGATTCATGAACAGCTCGTGGGCAGGTCTGCGCGCTGCTCCTAA
- a CDS encoding DnaJ C-terminal domain-containing protein, protein MEYKDYYEILGVSRDATQDEIKRAYRKLARKYHPDVSKEPDAEKKFKDVGEAYEVLKDPEKRAAYDKFGANWQHGQDFEPPPNWDAGFEFSGSSYTGGGGAEGFSDFFEELFGRSRFTGRTSSGGRQRSFRMKGEDQHAKIVIRLADAYNGSKQTITLQKPEVDENGHVVTRPHTLHVTIPKGIIEGQRIRLEGQGMPGIGGGPPGDLYLEIAFADDPIFRAEKRDIHMTLPITPWEAALGATVTVPTLGGKVQMKIPPGSQSGNKLRLKGKGLCTATKKGDQIVTLKIMVPVPETDEQKKLYKEMAKLMPFNPRAELGV, encoded by the coding sequence ATGGAATATAAAGATTATTATGAAATTCTCGGTGTCTCCAGGGACGCGACCCAGGATGAGATAAAACGGGCCTATCGCAAGCTGGCCCGCAAGTATCATCCTGACGTGAGCAAGGAACCAGACGCTGAAAAAAAATTCAAGGACGTGGGCGAAGCCTACGAAGTCCTCAAGGACCCGGAAAAGCGGGCAGCCTATGACAAGTTCGGTGCCAACTGGCAGCATGGCCAGGATTTTGAGCCGCCGCCCAACTGGGATGCCGGCTTCGAGTTCAGCGGCTCCAGCTACACCGGTGGGGGTGGGGCCGAAGGGTTCAGTGATTTCTTCGAGGAACTTTTCGGCCGCAGCCGTTTCACCGGGCGCACCTCCAGTGGGGGCCGCCAGCGCAGCTTCCGGATGAAGGGCGAGGATCAGCACGCGAAAATCGTCATCCGGCTGGCCGACGCCTACAACGGCTCCAAACAGACCATCACCCTGCAGAAACCGGAGGTGGATGAAAACGGGCACGTGGTCACCAGACCGCACACTCTCCACGTCACCATCCCCAAGGGCATCATCGAAGGCCAGCGTATCCGTCTCGAGGGCCAGGGCATGCCCGGCATCGGTGGCGGGCCGCCGGGCGACCTCTATCTGGAGATCGCCTTTGCCGACGACCCGATCTTCCGGGCCGAAAAACGGGATATCCACATGACCCTGCCCATCACCCCGTGGGAGGCTGCCCTGGGCGCCACGGTCACTGTGCCGACCCTGGGGGGCAAGGTCCAGATGAAGATCCCGCCCGGATCCCAGAGCGGCAACAAGCTGCGCCTCAAGGGTAAGGGACTCTGCACCGCGACCAAGAAGGGCGACCAGATCGTCACCCTCAAGATCATGGTCCCGGTACCGGAAACCGATGAACAGAAGAAACTCTATAAGGAAATGGCCAAACTGATGCCGTTCAATCCCAGGGCAGAATTGGGGGTGTAG
- a CDS encoding chaperone modulator CbpM codes for MTEELTVLTGTLLDEDIRCSLGDLCRICNVSAEFIHDMIEEGVITPVGRTPRQWRFGCTEIRRVQITLRLQRDLRINLPGCALVLDLLEELEELRRLHRR; via the coding sequence ATGACTGAAGAATTGACCGTACTTACCGGAACACTTCTTGACGAGGACATACGCTGCAGCCTGGGGGACCTCTGCCGGATTTGCAATGTCAGCGCCGAGTTCATCCACGACATGATCGAGGAAGGGGTGATCACCCCCGTGGGACGCACTCCCCGGCAATGGCGTTTCGGCTGCACTGAAATCAGGCGGGTCCAGATAACGCTCCGTCTCCAGCGCGACCTGCGGATCAACCTGCCCGGTTGTGCCCTGGTTCTCGACCTGCTGGAAGAGCTTGAGGAACTGCGCCGTCTGCACCGGCGCTGA
- a CDS encoding DNA recombination protein RmuC, with protein MNWNPGSGLLPVLVLLLGTGLLICLVLLDRRRRQLLRFSILEEQAHREQQNLSRTIDELRRDNARLQRENSELGAKVASLTTELIQTRKQAQAHQDLLEAAKKQLQQEFQLLADRIFTEKGSQLTSLHQRELTSLLTPVRQQLDIFRQKIEDVYERESRDRISLTAAVEQLRHLNERLSQDAVNLTRALKGQSKAQGQWGEMILERLLEESGLRPGHEFDTQVSLTGESGRRQLPDVILHLPGSRDIIIDAKVSLTAYERYASADSPAQAAPHLKDHLASVKKHISSLSAKKYQQIEGIRTLDFVILFIPVEGAFQAAVASDPGLLTGAMRRNIMLASPSTLLALLRTIHHMWRVEEQHRNGLLIAKQAGNLYDKFVGFVTAFEEIGLRLEQTRQSWELARKRLTSGRGNLVQRTEALRDLGVQPARKLPDELIRESNADPGKPPVRE; from the coding sequence GTGAACTGGAATCCGGGTTCCGGCCTGCTGCCGGTGCTGGTGCTCCTTCTCGGGACAGGACTTCTCATCTGTCTGGTTCTCCTTGACCGCAGACGGCGCCAGCTTCTGCGGTTCTCCATTCTCGAGGAGCAGGCCCACCGCGAGCAACAAAACCTCAGCCGGACCATCGACGAATTGCGCCGGGACAATGCTCGGCTGCAACGGGAAAACAGTGAACTGGGAGCGAAGGTGGCCTCCCTGACCACTGAGCTGATCCAGACCAGAAAACAGGCCCAGGCCCACCAGGACCTGCTGGAAGCGGCGAAAAAGCAGCTCCAGCAGGAATTCCAGCTCCTGGCGGACCGGATCTTCACCGAAAAGGGGAGCCAGCTCACCTCGCTGCACCAGCGGGAACTGACCAGTCTGCTGACCCCGGTCCGTCAGCAGCTGGACATCTTTCGCCAGAAGATCGAGGATGTCTATGAACGGGAATCCAGGGACCGGATTTCGCTTACCGCCGCAGTGGAGCAGCTGCGCCATCTCAACGAGCGCCTCAGCCAGGACGCGGTCAACCTGACCCGCGCCCTTAAGGGCCAGTCCAAGGCCCAGGGCCAGTGGGGCGAGATGATCCTCGAACGTCTCCTGGAGGAATCCGGCCTTAGACCGGGCCATGAATTCGACACCCAGGTCAGCCTGACCGGCGAGTCCGGCCGGCGGCAGCTGCCAGACGTTATCCTCCACCTGCCCGGCTCGCGGGATATCATCATCGACGCCAAGGTCTCGCTCACCGCCTATGAACGCTACGCCAGTGCGGACTCTCCCGCCCAGGCCGCCCCGCACCTTAAAGACCACCTCGCATCTGTCAAAAAGCATATCAGCTCCCTCTCCGCCAAGAAATACCAGCAGATAGAGGGAATCCGAACCCTGGATTTCGTCATCCTGTTCATCCCGGTGGAAGGCGCCTTCCAGGCTGCGGTTGCCAGTGACCCGGGACTGTTGACCGGGGCCATGCGCCGCAATATCATGCTGGCAAGCCCATCCACCCTCCTGGCCCTGCTGCGGACCATCCACCACATGTGGCGGGTGGAGGAGCAGCACCGCAACGGTTTACTCATTGCAAAACAGGCCGGGAATCTTTATGATAAATTTGTCGGTTTCGTAACCGCGTTTGAAGAGATCGGCCTGCGGCTGGAGCAGACAAGACAATCCTGGGAACTGGCCCGGAAACGGCTGACCAGCGGCCGGGGCAATCTGGTCCAGCGGACCGAGGCCCTGCGCGACCTGGGAGTCCAACCGGCCAGGAAACTGCCGGACGAGCTGATCCGGGAGTCCAATGCCGACCCGGGCAAGCCACCCGTCCGGGAATAA
- a CDS encoding glycine zipper domain-containing protein has translation MKYISILMVLGAFFLASCAQQNKAQVGAGGGAVAGALVGQAIGHNTQATLIGAAVGTMLGYIIGNEMDKYDREQLNHVYERGVSNQPTAWVNPDTGNEYRVVPKPAYTDPETQRVCRQAEIEAVIDGKREKTYTIACRDENGRWQLQR, from the coding sequence ATGAAATACATTTCCATTCTCATGGTGCTTGGTGCCTTTTTCCTCGCATCCTGCGCCCAGCAGAACAAGGCCCAGGTAGGCGCCGGTGGCGGGGCCGTGGCCGGAGCCCTGGTCGGCCAGGCCATAGGTCACAACACCCAGGCCACACTTATCGGTGCCGCTGTCGGAACCATGCTCGGTTACATCATCGGTAACGAGATGGACAAGTACGACCGGGAACAGCTCAACCACGTGTACGAGCGCGGCGTCTCCAACCAGCCCACCGCCTGGGTCAACCCGGACACGGGCAACGAGTACCGGGTCGTGCCCAAACCGGCCTACACCGATCCCGAGACCCAGCGGGTATGCCGCCAGGCGGAAATCGAGGCGGTGATCGACGGCAAGCGGGAAAAGACCTACACCATTGCCTGCCGGGACGAAAACGGGCGCTGGCAGCTGCAGCGATAA
- a CDS encoding secondary thiamine-phosphate synthase enzyme YjbQ, whose protein sequence is MTIGSFPVSTSSQMEFVDITRELQEAVNRSGIEDGICLVYNPHTTAGLTINEGADPAVRHDLIGVLSRMVPLDYPYRHLEGNSPSHMMATLTGSSVSVIIDRGRLQLGTWQRIFFCEFDGPRNRKVRWKILEG, encoded by the coding sequence ATGACCATAGGAAGTTTCCCGGTCAGCACCAGCTCCCAAATGGAATTTGTCGATATCACCCGGGAGCTGCAGGAAGCTGTGAACAGGAGCGGTATAGAGGACGGAATCTGTCTGGTCTACAATCCGCATACCACCGCCGGCCTGACCATCAATGAGGGGGCGGATCCGGCGGTTCGCCACGACCTCATCGGTGTGTTGAGCCGGATGGTGCCGCTGGACTACCCCTACCGCCATCTGGAGGGCAACTCGCCCTCCCACATGATGGCCACCCTGACCGGTTCATCGGTGTCGGTGATCATTGACAGGGGCCGGTTGCAACTGGGCACCTGGCAGCGTATCTTTTTCTGTGAATTCGATGGTCCGCGCAACCGGAAGGTGCGCTGGAAGATTCTGGAAGGCTGA
- a CDS encoding UbiD family decarboxylase, whose protein sequence is MKPIRNLRQFLDILKRESELLVIDTEVDPHLEIAEIHRRVIARGGPALLFTNVVNSAFPVVTNLFGTRRRLELAFGSRPLEFVRQLVELVEKLMPPRLSTLWEARPLFNQALKVGLKNCRSGPILENCQEPARLTSLPMLTSWHSDGGAFVTLPLVYTEHPEGRGHNLGMYRIQRYDDTTTGIHWQIHKGGGYHYFEAEQRNQPLPMTLFIGGPPALMLAAIAPLPEDIPELMLASLLQGEKLRMTPDPRGGHRLVAEVEFAVKGVVPPKTRRPEGPFGDHYGYNSLQHDYPVFQTTHLYHRNNAIYPATVVGRPRQEDYFIGDFLQDLLSPLFPLVMNGVRQLKTFGETGFHCLAAARVANRYPREAFAAGLRVLGEGQLSLTKFLLVTDGDLDVADFPKLWTHILERIQWDQDLFIFANVSQDTLDYTGPSVNKGSKAMMMGLGKEKKRELQQDFFGTLPEGCSRPKVFLPGTLVVQGLSYEERPELGSQLASWEGAQQMEVIVLVDSTDEATCSLQEFLWTFFTRFEPAADIHGAGQSVRRFHVGLKSPVVFDCRMKPWYTEVLEVDPETKARVDARIGSMIPARWR, encoded by the coding sequence ATGAAACCAATTCGAAACCTGCGTCAGTTCCTGGACATCCTCAAACGTGAATCCGAACTCCTGGTCATTGACACCGAGGTCGATCCCCACCTGGAGATTGCGGAAATCCATCGCCGGGTCATCGCCCGGGGCGGACCGGCCCTGCTGTTCACCAACGTGGTGAACTCGGCCTTTCCGGTGGTCACCAACCTTTTTGGCACCAGGCGGCGCCTGGAACTGGCCTTTGGTTCCCGGCCGCTGGAGTTTGTCCGGCAACTGGTGGAACTGGTGGAAAAACTGATGCCGCCCAGACTCTCCACCCTGTGGGAGGCCCGGCCGCTTTTCAACCAGGCCCTGAAGGTCGGGCTCAAGAACTGCCGCTCGGGTCCCATTCTCGAAAACTGCCAGGAGCCGGCCCGGCTGACCAGCCTGCCCATGCTGACCTCCTGGCATTCAGACGGCGGGGCCTTTGTCACCCTGCCGCTGGTCTACACCGAACATCCTGAAGGCCGGGGCCACAATCTGGGCATGTACCGGATCCAGCGCTACGACGACACCACCACCGGTATCCACTGGCAGATCCACAAGGGAGGCGGCTACCATTATTTTGAAGCCGAACAACGCAACCAGCCCCTGCCCATGACGCTTTTTATCGGCGGCCCGCCGGCGCTCATGCTGGCCGCCATCGCTCCGCTGCCCGAGGATATCCCGGAGCTGATGCTCGCCTCGCTCCTCCAGGGTGAGAAACTGCGCATGACCCCGGATCCCCGGGGTGGTCACCGACTGGTGGCTGAGGTGGAGTTTGCCGTCAAGGGCGTGGTGCCGCCGAAAACCCGTCGTCCCGAGGGACCCTTTGGCGACCATTACGGCTACAACTCCCTCCAGCACGACTATCCTGTCTTTCAGACCACCCACCTCTATCACCGCAACAACGCTATCTACCCGGCCACAGTAGTAGGGCGGCCCAGGCAGGAGGACTACTTCATCGGCGACTTCCTCCAGGACCTGCTCTCCCCCCTGTTTCCCCTGGTCATGAACGGGGTCCGTCAACTCAAGACCTTTGGCGAGACCGGATTCCACTGCCTGGCTGCGGCCCGGGTGGCCAACCGCTATCCGCGGGAGGCCTTTGCGGCCGGCCTTCGGGTCCTTGGCGAAGGCCAGCTCTCGCTGACCAAATTTCTCCTGGTTACGGATGGCGACCTGGACGTGGCTGATTTTCCGAAGCTCTGGACCCATATCCTGGAGCGGATCCAATGGGACCAGGACCTCTTTATCTTTGCCAATGTCTCCCAGGATACCCTGGACTACACCGGCCCGTCGGTCAACAAGGGCTCCAAGGCCATGATGATGGGCCTGGGGAAGGAAAAAAAGCGGGAACTGCAGCAGGATTTTTTCGGAACCCTGCCAGAGGGGTGCTCCCGGCCCAAGGTCTTCCTGCCCGGCACCCTGGTCGTCCAGGGGTTGTCCTACGAGGAGCGGCCCGAACTCGGCAGCCAGCTGGCTTCCTGGGAAGGAGCCCAGCAAATGGAGGTGATCGTTCTGGTGGATTCCACCGACGAGGCCACCTGCAGCCTGCAGGAGTTTCTCTGGACCTTCTTCACCCGCTTCGAACCGGCAGCCGACATCCATGGCGCCGGCCAGTCGGTACGCCGTTTCCACGTCGGCCTGAAATCACCGGTGGTCTTCGACTGTCGGATGAAACCCTGGTACACCGAAGTGCTGGAAGTGGATCCGGAAACCAAGGCCCGGGTCGATGCCAGGATCGGCTCCATGATTCCAGCCCGCTGGCGTTAG
- a CDS encoding pseudouridine synthase translates to MAEERLQKILARAGVASRRKAEELIRQGRIQVDGKTVTELGRKFDPARVWITFDGRPVAEEKPVYILLNKPRGYVTTLSDPQGRPIVTDLLHGVSQRLFPVGRLDLDTEGALLLTNDGQLGNYILHPRFEVNKTYEATVRGVPGLEKLRRLEQGLLIDGRKTWPARARILARKQDRTTIEIIIHEGRKHQVRKMFQAIGHPVLHLRRTAYGRLKLGSLAVGKYRYLSTKDLKKIFSGKIPFTIKNLPA, encoded by the coding sequence GTGGCTGAAGAACGGTTACAGAAAATTCTCGCCCGGGCTGGAGTGGCCTCCCGACGGAAGGCCGAAGAGCTGATCCGACAGGGACGCATTCAGGTTGACGGAAAAACAGTCACCGAGCTGGGCCGGAAATTCGATCCGGCCCGGGTGTGGATCACCTTCGACGGGAGGCCGGTGGCAGAGGAAAAGCCGGTCTACATCCTGCTCAACAAACCCCGCGGTTATGTGACCACCCTCTCCGATCCCCAGGGCCGTCCCATTGTCACCGATCTCCTGCACGGTGTTTCCCAGCGGCTCTTTCCGGTGGGGAGGCTTGATCTGGATACCGAGGGGGCCCTGCTGCTCACCAATGACGGTCAGCTTGGCAACTATATCCTCCACCCCCGCTTTGAGGTGAACAAAACCTACGAGGCCACTGTCCGGGGGGTCCCTGGTCTGGAGAAACTGCGCCGCCTGGAACAGGGACTGCTCATCGATGGCCGAAAGACCTGGCCGGCCAGGGCAAGAATTCTTGCCCGGAAACAGGACAGGACCACCATCGAGATAATTATTCACGAGGGGCGAAAGCACCAGGTACGGAAAATGTTCCAGGCCATCGGTCATCCGGTGCTCCACCTCAGGCGGACAGCCTATGGCCGCCTTAAACTTGGCTCCCTGGCGGTGGGAAAATACCGATACCTGAGTACAAAAGACCTGAAAAAAATATTTTCCGGAAAAATTCCCTTTACAATCAAAAACCTACCTGCTTAA
- a CDS encoding HU family DNA-binding protein: MNKSELIEALAEEINLPIREAASITNTIIETMSEALARGESIEIRGFGSFVVKEYGSYTGRNPKTGEKIKVAPKKLPFFKVGKDLREKVNQSRKK; the protein is encoded by the coding sequence ATGAACAAGTCGGAGCTGATTGAGGCGCTCGCCGAAGAAATCAATCTGCCGATCCGTGAGGCAGCATCCATCACCAACACCATCATCGAGACGATGAGTGAGGCTCTGGCCCGGGGGGAATCCATTGAAATCAGGGGTTTTGGCAGCTTTGTGGTCAAGGAGTATGGCTCCTATACCGGCCGCAACCCCAAAACCGGCGAGAAGATCAAGGTCGCCCCGAAGAAACTGCCTTTTTTTAAAGTAGGCAAGGATCTCCGCGAAAAGGTCAACCAGAGCCGCAAAAAATAA
- the rimO gene encoding 30S ribosomal protein S12 methylthiotransferase RimO produces the protein MKTMHLVSLGCPKNLVDSEVMLGLLEKEGFSVVEDPARAELLLVNTCGFIRPAVEEAVDEILELARYRKEDPEKRLVVTGCLVQRYGEELERELPEVDLFVGTDGFQRIGELVSGLFKGQRERGMQLQSPPKYLMDARVERRLSTPAFRAWLKITEGCDNRCTYCMIPSIRGGLRSRSIEDLVEEAVRLEAGGVRELTLIAQDLTAYGNDLSGGQNLEALLGELLARTTIPWLRLLYLYPSTISRSLLELMADAPRIVPYLDVPFQHVSDRILRAMNRHHSREDLETLIDNIRTIVPECAIRTTLLVGFPGETEEDVEQMVECLTRWQLDHVGVFQYQDEEGSAAYLLPDKVEDEVKEERYNRVMSVQAEISARRQLQYVGRTEPVLLEGVSRESDLLLEGRTRFQAPDIDGCVYITDGMAEPGSIVSVRITEAHTYDLVGIIVDGDQR, from the coding sequence ATGAAAACAATGCATCTGGTCAGCCTCGGCTGTCCCAAGAACCTGGTCGATTCCGAGGTGATGCTCGGGCTCCTTGAAAAAGAGGGATTTTCCGTGGTCGAGGATCCTGCCCGGGCCGAGCTCCTGCTGGTCAACACCTGCGGCTTCATTCGCCCGGCCGTTGAAGAGGCCGTGGACGAGATCCTTGAGCTGGCCAGGTACAGGAAAGAGGATCCGGAGAAACGGCTGGTGGTGACCGGCTGCCTGGTCCAGCGGTATGGAGAGGAACTTGAGCGCGAGCTGCCCGAGGTGGACCTCTTCGTGGGGACCGATGGGTTCCAGCGCATTGGGGAACTGGTCAGCGGACTTTTCAAGGGGCAACGGGAGAGGGGGATGCAGTTGCAAAGCCCGCCGAAGTATCTGATGGATGCCAGGGTGGAGCGACGTCTTTCCACCCCTGCCTTCCGTGCCTGGCTCAAAATTACCGAAGGATGTGACAACCGCTGCACTTACTGCATGATCCCTTCCATACGTGGTGGTCTCCGCAGTCGGAGTATCGAGGACCTGGTCGAGGAGGCAGTCCGCCTGGAAGCTGGCGGAGTGCGGGAATTGACCTTGATCGCCCAGGACCTGACCGCCTATGGCAACGATCTTTCCGGCGGGCAGAATCTGGAAGCGCTCCTGGGCGAGCTGCTCGCCCGGACCACCATTCCCTGGCTGCGGTTGCTCTACCTCTATCCCTCGACTATCTCCAGGTCCCTGCTTGAACTCATGGCCGATGCACCCAGGATCGTCCCTTACCTCGACGTGCCGTTTCAGCATGTCAGCGACCGCATCCTTAGGGCTATGAACCGGCACCACAGCCGGGAGGATCTGGAGACGCTGATCGACAATATCCGCACCATAGTTCCCGAGTGTGCCATCCGCACCACCCTGCTGGTCGGCTTTCCGGGCGAGACCGAGGAGGATGTGGAGCAGATGGTTGAATGCCTTACCCGCTGGCAGCTGGATCATGTCGGGGTCTTTCAGTACCAGGATGAAGAGGGGAGCGCGGCCTATCTGCTGCCGGACAAGGTGGAGGATGAGGTCAAGGAGGAGCGCTACAACCGGGTGATGTCGGTACAGGCGGAGATCAGTGCCCGGCGTCAGCTCCAGTATGTGGGCCGGACGGAACCAGTGCTGCTTGAGGGAGTAAGTCGGGAGAGTGATCTGCTACTGGAGGGAAGAACGCGGTTCCAGGCTCCGGATATCGATGGCTGCGTCTATATTACCGATGGCATGGCCGAGCCGGGATCCATTGTCTCAGTACGCATCACCGAGGCCCATACCTATGACCTGGTCGGGATCATTGTCGACGGGGACCAGCGGTGA
- a CDS encoding nucleoside phosphorylase: MVIRIWYDNAMGLRQERQQVDNGVGPATGTDECVLNPERLKGEPKLPPTGILAVNPTDARALEQLAAKFGLKRHFLFHSRLYAGQEAGLFLAGPAVGAPMAVLCLEKLIGLGARNIILYGWCGSLVREIGVGDIVVPTGHLSEEGTSVHYPLSGETGPDHGLRLQLTSLLDRSDESWHGGRCWTTDAPYRETRAKVRRYGASGVKVVDMEYSALCRVAAFRGVRLAAVFLVSDLLWQEPWKPGFVSRDFKQRSAGLLALLASGLGHGVPMNPTKP, encoded by the coding sequence ATGGTAATCAGAATATGGTATGATAACGCCATGGGCCTGAGACAAGAGAGACAGCAGGTGGATAACGGCGTGGGGCCGGCGACCGGGACGGATGAATGTGTCCTGAATCCCGAACGCCTCAAGGGGGAACCAAAGCTGCCGCCCACCGGCATTCTGGCTGTCAATCCAACCGATGCCCGGGCCCTGGAACAACTCGCCGCAAAATTTGGTCTCAAGCGGCATTTTCTCTTCCATTCCCGGCTCTACGCCGGCCAGGAAGCTGGTCTCTTCCTGGCCGGACCGGCGGTCGGCGCACCCATGGCGGTGCTGTGTCTGGAAAAACTCATCGGTCTCGGAGCCAGGAACATTATCCTCTATGGCTGGTGCGGATCCCTGGTCCGGGAGATCGGGGTCGGTGATATCGTGGTGCCCACAGGCCATCTCAGCGAAGAGGGTACAAGTGTCCATTATCCACTCTCCGGAGAGACCGGGCCGGATCATGGTCTGCGACTCCAGTTGACCTCCCTGCTTGACCGCAGCGACGAATCCTGGCATGGTGGCCGGTGCTGGACCACCGATGCACCCTACCGGGAGACCCGGGCCAAGGTGCGCCGATATGGAGCCAGTGGTGTCAAGGTGGTGGATATGGAGTACTCGGCCCTCTGCCGGGTGGCAGCTTTCCGTGGCGTGCGGCTGGCCGCGGTCTTTCTGGTCTCTGATCTGCTCTGGCAGGAGCCCTGGAAGCCCGGTTTTGTCTCCAGAGATTTCAAACAGCGCTCCGCCGGCCTGCTGGCCCTGTTGGCCTCCGGACTTGGCCACGGGGTACCGATGAATCCAACCAAACCATAA
- the atpE gene encoding ATP synthase F0 subunit C — protein MDKIHLALVCIGAAHAIGFAGLGAGIGMGSGVEGACLGVARNPEAKGAITTTMILGMALVESIAIYGLVISFILLYANPFKAALGL, from the coding sequence ATGGATAAGATTCATCTCGCCCTGGTATGTATCGGCGCTGCCCACGCCATCGGATTTGCCGGTCTCGGCGCTGGTATCGGTATGGGTTCCGGTGTTGAGGGTGCCTGTCTTGGTGTTGCCCGCAACCCCGAAGCAAAAGGTGCCATCACCACCACCATGATCCTTGGTATGGCTCTCGTTGAGTCCATCGCCATTTACGGTCTGGTTATTTCCTTTATCCTGCTGTACGCCAACCCGTTCAAGGCGGCTCTCGGCCTGTAA